Part of the Cryomorphaceae bacterium genome is shown below.
GTGAGGTGGGTTGCTGGTAGTCTATGTCTCGGCCGCTCAGCGAGTGAAGGGCGTGCAATTGCTTTTCGAGCCGGCCCGAAAACCCCCAGAAGGCCTCCGATGCCGGGTGCTGGTAAAACCCCAGAACGTGTTGCACCAACTCATTAATCCTCGCAAAATCCTCATCGCGGCTTCGCTTGAATTGCACCTTTCCGGTACTCCAGTCCAGCATTTCGTCGAGGTAAAACGAAAGGGAGTAATCCACGAGATCCATCACGCGCTCTTCGGGCTTTACGGCCCGCACAGTGTAATGGTTTACAATGTATCGGTGCTCTGTACTTCCCGCAAGTATAAAATCTTGTGCGCCCACACCGGCAGTATCGCCGTGGTAGTGATTTACCACGGTAACCTGCTGCGATTGCCCTGGCTGTGCCATGTACAGCATTAGCAAAGCGGTTGATATGTAGGGCGCTATCCTCATGGGAGGGCGGTCATTGTCAAGTCTGCAAAGTACAAATGTGCTCGGTGCCTACGACAGTAACAACCTACAAATTTTCAAACAGTTGATGTTGATTTGTTCACAATCCAAAAACCTCCCCTGTTCAGATTTTCGGAATCGGGTGCATACCGCATGTGTTCGGCGCATTGAGCCAAGGAACGGTTTGTTTACAGCTGTTTGCAGTTGGCGGGGTGCAAGATGCAAGGCAACCATTTTAGGTGCCTCCCGTCTATACCAAAGAAGCCGACACATAAACAACGGTTGAGGCGGCTTGTAAACAAACAGAAAAATTAAAGCTATGGAAACGATGAACGGATTAGTTGAATTCTTTGCCGGACTTTACCAGTCGCTCTACGCATTTATGGGTGACGGACTGTTTATCACGCTGGCTGTTTTTGCCTTTATTGCGATTGTTGCTCAATGGAGACTCTATGAAAAAGCCGACCTCCCAGGATATGCTTGTCTGGTTCCTGTCTGGAACGTGGCCATCTTCCTGAAGTTGTTGGGCCGTCCCTGGCAGCACATGTTTTACCTGCTTATTCCGGTGTACAACATGTACTTTATGGTGAAACTGTACATTGAACTCTGCCACTGCTTCGGCAAGCGCAACATTGTGGATTACGTATTGGTAATCCTGTTCAATGGCTTTTATATCCTGAACCTGGGTCTATCGTACGAAGAGAAGTACTACGGCCCCGTTTACGGCAAGTCAGCCGCCGAAGGCAACAAAGAGGTTGCTTCGGCGCAATTGGCCTAGGCGCTCTCAACGATTTGTCGAGCGGCACGAAGCGCAGCTTCGATGCCGCTCGTGTTTTTTCCACCCGCTGTGGCAAAGAAGGCTTGCCCGCCGCCTCCGCCCTGAATGTGCGTGGCGATTTCGCGAATGATTTTGCCAGCGTTGAACCCCGCGTTTACCGCTTCATCGCCCAGTACCAGGGTCAGCACTGCTTTGTCATCACTCTCAGAGGCGAGCACCAGAAAAAGTTGAGGCAGCTCATTGCGAAGCTGAAAACACAAATCCTTGGCGGCACCTGCATCCAAATCGGCTTTTTGCGCAGCGAATAGCACGCTGCCTACACTTTCAAGCTTTTGCTTTAACTCGTCTTTGAGGTTGGCCGCACCGGCTTTGCGCGCTTTATCCACTTCCTTTTGAAGTTTCGCATTTTGCTCTTGCAGACCGGCAATGCCTTTGAGTGGGTCGTTGTGATTTTTCAGCGTTTCGCGCACTTTGTTCAGCAGCTCCATTTCCTGCTTTAAGTAGTTGCGCGCAGCCGCTCCGGTCAGCGCTTCTATCCTGCGTATTCCGGCGGCAATACCCGACTCACCCACAATCTTAAACAGGCCGATGTTTCCCGTTCCGGGCACGTGACAGCCTCCGCACAACTCGCGCGACTCGCCAAATTCAATCATTCTTACGGTATCGCCGTACTTTTCGCCAAAAAGTGCCATTGCCCCCCGCCTCAGCGCTTCTTCCTGCGGAATGTCGCGGTACTCCTGAAGCGGCAGGTTGCTTTCAACAGCGTTGTTCACCATGTCTTCAATACGCTCCAGCTCCTCAGTGCTCACTTTGCTGAAATGTGAAAAGTCGAACCGCAGATAGTCGGGATGAACCAACGAACCTTTTTGCTGCACGTGCGTGCCCAATACCTCGCGCAATGCGTGGTGCAACAAGTGTGTGGCACTGTGATTGGCTGCAGTAGTACCGCGTTTTTGCGCGTCAACATAAGCGGTAAATACTGCCGATGGGTCCTTGGGTAGTTTATCGGCAAAGTGAACAATGAGGTTGTTTTCACGACGGGTGTCGAGAATTTCAACACGCTCGTTGGCGTTTTCAATACGGCCCGTGTCGCCTACCTGCCCGCCGCCTTCAGGGTAAAACGGAGTGCGGTTCAGCACAAGCTGGTACTGCTTCTTTTTCTTCACCGTCACCTCGCGGTAGCGCGTGATATGTACTTCGGAGGAAAGGTGGTCGTAGCCCACAAACTCCACGTCGGGGTTGTTGGAAACTAACACCCAGTCTGCGGTTTCAATAGCCGTTGCGGCTCTTGAGCGCTCTTTCTGGCGGTTCAGTGCAGCCTCAAATCCCTGCATGTTCACCGTCCAACCTGCTTCCGACAGAATCAGGGCAGTGAGGTCAATGGGGAAGCCATAGGTATCGTAAAGCTCAAAAGCGGTCTCACCATCCAGTTCTTTGGTGTTTCCTTTTTGTAGCAGTTCCTCAATGCGTGAGATTCCTTTTTCGAGGGTGCGCAAAAAGGTTTCTTCCTCCTCACGAATCACGTTTTCAATGAGATTTCTCTGTGCTTTGAGCTCGGGAAAAGCATCGCCCATTTGGCCTTCAAGCACTGCTACAAGCTTATGCAAAAAGGGCTCGCGCAGGTTGAGGAATGAGAAGGCATAGCGCACCGCCCTGCGCAGAATCCTTCGGATAACGTAGCCTGCCCCCGTGTTGGATGGAAGTTGACCGTCGGCGATGGCAAAGGCAATGGCCCGGATGTGGTCGCTTACCACTCTGAATGCCACGTCCTGCTTGCTGTTTGAGGCCCCGTAGCCCATTTCGCATTGTTTTTCGATGGCCTCAATCAGGGGTTGAAAAACGTCGGTATCGTAGTTGCTTGTTTTACCTTGCAGAGCCATGGCGAGGCGCTCAAGCCCCATACCCGTATCAATGTGCCTTTTGGGCAACGGATGCAACGAACCATCAGCTTTTCGGTTCATCTCCATAAACACCAGGTTCCAGACTTCCACCACCTGTGGGTGATCACGGTTTACCAGTTCGGCCCCGGGGGTGTTTTTTCGCTCCTCTTCGAGGCGCAGGTCAATGTGGATTTCTGAGCACGGTCCGCAGGGTCCTGTTTCGCCCATTTCCCAGAAATTGTCTTTTTTGTTTCCCGGAAGAATACGCGAAGGCTCTACAAAGCGCTCCCATAATTGGCGCGCTTCATCGTCGGCGGGTAGTTTTTCGGCTTCATCACCTTCAAATACTGTAACATAGAGTAGATTCGGGTCAATGCCGTACACGTCAGTGAGCAGTTCCCAGGCCCAGGCAATGGCTTCGTCTTTGTAATAGTCTCCAAATGACCAGTTTCCGAGCATCTCAAACATGGTGTGGTGGTAGGTGTCCACACCCACCTCTTCCAGGTCGTTGTGTTTTCCCGATACGCGCAGGCATTTTTGGGTATCCGCGATGCGCGGGTACCTGGCCGGCTCATTGCCTAAAAAGATGTCTTTAAAGGGGTTCATGCCTGCATTGGTGAACATCAACGTCGGGTCATTTTGAATGACCATCGGAGCGGAAGGCACAATGGTGTGGCCTTTTGAAGCGAAAAAATCGAGGAATTTCTGGCGGATAGCGCGAACTTTCATCTGTTGCAGAGCGGGTTATTTCTAAAGAATCGTTAAGGCCGTCTAAAAGGAGGGGGAGCAAAATTAGATTATTTTTACTTTTGCGGCCACAAGCCGCATAGCGTTAGTGCCACTAATCTCCCTGAATGTCCAAAGTTCGTTACAAGTATAACCCCAGCACCTTAAACTACGAAAAGGTTGAGGTAACCACGCGAGACCGACTTCGCACCCTTGCTTCCTACATGGTTCTGGGTCTCTTTTTTGCTGCCTTAATCCTGCTTGTGTCGTACACCTTTTTTGATTCACCCAAGGAAAAGATGCTGCGCAGGGAAAATGCTTTTCTGCGCAGCCAGTACGAATTGCTGAACAAAGATCTGAGCAGGGTAGAGCGCGTGCTTGCCGATATTGAGAATCGCGACGACAACATCTACCGAACCATATTTGAAGCTGAGCCCATCTCTCAAAACGTGAGAAACATGGGTGTGGGAGGTATCAATCGCTACCAGCACCTTGAGGGCTACAGCATGAGTGATTTGGTGATTGACACCCGCTACCAGTTAGATCGTCTCGAAAAGCGTTTGTACATCCAGTCAAAGTCGTTTGATGAGGTGATTGACCTCGCCAAAAACAAGGAATTGCTGCTTGCATCCATTCCCGCGATTCAGCCTGTGAACAACAAGGAGCTGAAGCGAATGGCCTCCGGCTTTGGGAACCGTATTCACCCGTTGTATAAAGTGTGGAAAATGCACTGGGGAATGGATTTTTCCGCTCCGATTGGTACCGAAATATACGCAACCGGCGATGGCGTTGTGAAAGAGGCGAATATTCGAAACTCCCGCGGTTACGGACGTTATGTGGTGATTGATCACGGTTTTGGTTACGAAACGCTGTACGCGCACATGAGCAAGTTGAATGTTCGCAAAGGTCAAAAGGTGAAAAGGGGAGAGGTTATCGGGCTGGTTGGAAACACCGGAACCTCAAGTGCCCCTCACCTGCATTACGAAGTAATCAAGGATGGTAAGAAAATCAACCCGATTAACTTCTTCTTTAACGACCTGTCACCGGAAGAGTACGACCGGATGATTGAGATGTCTGCCCATGCCAACCAGTCATTCGACTAATTCATGTCTATCCCGGAGTTTTCTGATACCAAGCTCTATTACTCTATTGGCGAAGTGGCCGAGAAGATGGGTGTAAATGCATCGCTTATCAGGTTCTGGGAGAAGGAGTTTGGGCTACAGCCCTCCAAAAGTAAAAAAGGCAACCGGCTTTTTACTTCCAAAGACATTGCCGAGCTGGAGTTGATTTACCATCTCGTGAAAGAGCGTGGTTTTACACTCGACGGCGCCCGACAGAAAATGCGATCTGACCGGGAAGGCACCGAACGTGAAAAGGAAGTGGTTGAACGGCTTACAAAGGTGCGCTCTTTTCTGCTTGAGCTGAAAGCCGGGCTGGATAGAACGGGCGGTAGCTAAATCCGGGTTTTACGGGTACTTGCGTGATGCAAGTTTGATTGTAAACAAATCGGGTGGTCAATCACAACCTCAATCACACCCTTTTGTCATTTCGACCGGAGTGCTGAGGAACGAAGCACGCAGTAGCCTGCCCCGAAGAATTTCGAGGCGCAACTCCTGGTGTCGTTACTTCGGTCGAAATGACAAAAACTAGTAATGAAGTGCAAAACTCGGACACACATCAATCAGACTCTCTGTTGGGAGCCTCTGAAGGAAAAGCTTCAAGCGCTGTGCGCCATCGCAAAATCTTTGCCTATGCGCTCTGCGGCAATCTTTGCCGACAGCAAACAAAGCGGCGTTCCTCCTCCCGGATGTACACTTCCACCGGCAAAATACAAACCTTTGATTTTGTTGCTGAAATTGGCGTGCCGCAGAAATGCCGCAAACATATTGTTGCTGCTTGCTCCGTAAATAGAGCCCATGTACGATGAAGTCTGGGCTTCAACCACACGTGGCTCCAGTATGCGCTCACAGGCGATGAGCGGCTTGATATCCCGACCCAGTATATTGCTCAGTTTGCGCTGAACATTTTCGCGGGTGCGCTCAATGAGTGCGTCCCAATCCTGGCCGTAATTGGCCGGTACGTTAACCATCACAAACCAGTTTTCGCAACCGGGAGGTGCATCAGAAGGCTGGTCTTTTACCGTGTTGTTGATGTATATGGTGGGGTCGTCAGTGATGGTTTTGGTGTTGAACAGGCAGTCAAACTCGTGCTTGTAATCGGCAGAGAAAAAGGCGTTGTGTAAATCCAGTTCCGGAAAGACATCCTTCACGCCCCAATAAAACACCATCATGCTGGTTGAGCGCTCCTGGCGCAAGATTTTCTCGGGGGCTTTTTCTTCGGCCAGGAGTTTTCGATAGGTGGGTACAACGTCCATGTTGCTCAATACAATATCGGCGTCATAATTTCCATTGGTCGTTTCAATTCCGGTGGTTTCTTTACGCTCAACCCTGATGCGTTCAACCTTTTCGTTGAAGTGAAACGTAACCCCGCACTCTGTGGCCAGTTCGTAAAGGGCTTTGGTCATGCCGTAAAACCCCCCTTCAATAAAGTATGTACCCAGGTTGTACTCAAGGTGTGCAATGGTGTTGAGGATGCCCGGTGCTACATATGGCGACGAACCATTGAAGGTTGCGTAGCGATTAAAAAGCTGCACCAACTTGGGATGCTTTAGTCGCTTGCTGTTTACCTTGTTCAGCGTGTTGGTGATGTCGAGCTGCGGAAATCGCGCAATGGCCTTCAGCGCGTCGCGGGTCATAAAAGTGCCCGCTTTGTGAATGGATTCCTGCAGGAAAATTCTACCGGCTAGTTCATGGTTTTTTTTACTGTGATCCAGGTATTTTCGAATCACATCGCCCGATACGCCAGTCTTTTCTTCAACTTCGCTGCAAAACTTGTCGCGATTGGCATAGCCGGAAATATGGGTGCCGTCGGGGTAGAAGTACCGGCAGATTAGTTCTTTGCGTTTGTAGTTGAAATGGTCGCGCGGATTTTTCCCCGCCAGTTCATAAAGCTCATCCACCAGCCATGTCATGGTGCTTACCGATGGGCCGGCGTCAAAGCGGTAGCCGTCCATCCAGAACTCGTGGAGTTTGCCGCCGGGATACGAACTTGCTTCAAATACGTGTACTTCCAACCCCATCAGCGCAAGGCGGATACTGCTCGCCATGCCGGCCACACCGGAACCAATAACTACTGCTTTCATGGGAGCGAAGGTACCCAACTTTACACATGTCAAATGTGATATTTGTCAGTCTTCGGGTTTTTCATGCATTTTGGTATATTTGTTCCAGTCTTGTGTAAAACCAAATTGCGATGAAAAACCAAAAGATAAAGTGGCTGGCGGCGAGTGGGCTCGCTTTTTTGTTTTTGTGCGGAGTTTCCGGGCCGTTGTTCGCCCAGGGCGGAGAACGGTTAAACCACCCCGATCGCATTGAAATGGAGCAAACATTTTTCGGAATGCGATTTTTGCACCAGGGATACTCAAAAAACGGACGTGAAATCCGAGCAGTATTGCAGGAAAACCCGGAGGCCTTTGCCCTGTACAGGGCCGGACGTACTGAAATGACCCTGGGCGAGATAACCGGTTACATCGGCGGTTTTGGCCTGGGTTGGCTACTGGTGGATTTGCTCTACCAGCAACCCAGTCCATGGTTTATTTACGGAATGTCTGCGGTGATAATTCCGTCCATCGTGTTATCGGCCACAGGAACCAACAAGGTAAAGCGTTCAATTGCCTTGTATAACGACGGTCTTACCAACTTTGGGGCGCGGAAAGGCACAACATGGACATTGGGAGGCCAGCAGTACGGGATTGGTCTGGGAATTCGCTGGTAACAGGCTTACTTGAGCACCTTTACATTGATGGCAACGGGGCCTTTTTCACCCGGAGCTACTTCAAAACTTACACGGTTTCCTTCGCGAATTTCATCGAGGTGCGATTTTACGTGCGTGAACAAACTCTCATTCGACCCCTTTACAGCAATGAACCCATAGCCTTTTGATTCGTCAAAAAACTTAACCGTTCCTTCCTTCACCGGGTCTTCTTCCTCTTTGGGCGGAACACCGATAACAATGTCCTCGGCGTTAATTTCTTCGCGATCCTGTTCTTCGGGCGGAGTATCAACAATATTTCCGTACTCATCAACGTACGCAATCATATCGTCAAAACTGGGCTTGTCCGGATTATCTTCTTTCCGGGCTTCTTTGCGCTTCAGCTTGTCTTCCTTCTTTTTTTGTTTCTTTTTTTCTTTTTCCCGTTTGTTCCAGGATTCGTGTGATCTGCCCATAAATGGATTTTGGTGCTTAAATGATGCGGGTAGCGACGTTCACCACCCGAGCCAACAAGATACAACAATTTTCCCGAACTGCCATGCGTCCTTTCAGAGTCATGTAATTGTTCGAGGTTGTTCCGGTTGTGTATTTCACTCTCAGTAAAACTCTTCGTAATAGCCCAGAAGATGGAGCTGTACCTTGCTCATGGACTCCATTGAGGCAGGGTTTCCCATTTCTTTCAACATCCCGTCGAGGGGTGCGATAAACCGATGTAAACCAGCGTTTCGTTCTTCAGAATCCGGACAGTTTTTTTTCAGTTCTTTCAGTTCCATGGCAAGCAACTCCTGCAATCCTTCAGCTTCAGGTATTTTCTTCCATTTGTCAATCAGGGCAATCATCGTTTCAAGCCCCCGCTCAGCTTCAGGGCATGGTGGCTGAAGTATTCCGTTGTTGTGGTTTTTGGCACTGGCGTAGCCTTCTCCAGGTCCTGCAGCACAGCCCAGGGTTAATAAAATTGCAAGAAAAAATGGTTTAACCATGGTTCACAGATGTCGGTTAATGCTCCTTCAAAGTGAAGCTTTGCAAAGATAATCAACTAAACGGATGTAGATGTCTTGTGTGCAAAAGTGCCTCCCAAAAGGCAAAGTTCTGATTGATTTCCCACCAGAACGGAACTGAAGTTAAAATATCGTTAACTTCGCATTAACGTAAGCCGCTGAAGCATGGAGGTACCTTTGCATGAGAATTCGATATCGAACGATATGCAAAACCAGACAAAAGGAAAAATTCTGATCGTTGACGACGATACAGATATTCAGGATATGCTCAGTTATAACCTGCGAAAAGAAGGCTACCAGGTGCGAACAGCAGGCGACGGCAAAAAAGCCGTAGCTGTTGCCGCAGATTTTAGCCCTGACCTGATTATTCTCGATGTGATGATGCCCGAAATGGACGGTATTGAAACCTGTCGTGAACTCCGTATGAACAGTGACCTTGATCACACCCTCATTGCATTCCTAACAGCCCGCGGCGAAGATTATTCGCAAATTGCCGGATTTGAGGCAGGTGCCGATGACTACATCTCCAAGCCGGTAAAGCCAAGGGTTTTGGTGAGCAGGGTGCAGGCCCTTATGCGTCGTAAGGGCGGACAGGAAGAATCGCCCGCTTCCAACCAGCACGGCGATGTGGTGATTGACCACGAAAAATACCGTGTTACCCGCTCGGGCGAGGAAATTCCCATGCCAAAAAAGGAATTTGAATTGCTTTCACTCCTGATGTCGAAGCCCGGAAGGGTCTTTACCCGCGAAATTATCCTGAGCCAGATTTGGGGCAACGACGTGGTGGTAGGCGACCGAACCATAGACGTTCACATTCGCAAACTTCGCGAAAAAATTGGAGATCAGTTCATTAAAACCGTAAAGGGCGTGGGCTACAAGATTGACGCCTAGCCCGTGAAATCCATTACCCCTATACAAGTAGCAGGGGGTGCGGCAGCCGCACTGGCAGCCGTGGTTTTCGCGATTCTGCTCTCAGTGCACATTTTCGTCTCGCCCATTCAGTGGTGGGCCATTTGGGCCGGCAGCGCTGCGGCCGGGTTGGCGGCTTTCGGAGTGTTTTATTTCGCTATAGAGTCGTTTATTAACCATAGGATTAAGGTAATTTACAAAACCATTCACGCGCTTAAAAGCCCCAAATCAACCCAGGTGCCAAGGGTTGAAATGACTGGAGACATGCTCGGGAAAATCAACCGCGAGGTGCAGGATTGGGCAGCAGGAAAAATCAGTGAGGTGCGCGAATTACGCCAGCGCGACGATTTCCGAAAGGAGTTTATTGGCAACCTGGCCCACGAACTTAAAACGCCCATCTTCAACATTCAGGGCTACATTCTTACACTGCTCGAAGGTGCCCTGGACGACCCCGAAATAAACCAGAAATTTCTTGAACGCGCCTCCAAAAGTGTTGACAGGATGATCTTAATCATCAATGATCTGGATACCATCAGCCGATTTGAAGCCGGGAGAATGGAACTAAAACTCGCCAAAACAGACCTTGTAGAACTCTGCAAGGAGCTTATAGATGGCATGGAAATGAGCGCCAGAAAGCGTAAAATGAAACTTGCCGTTGATCACCCCGAAGGCCTGCCTGTGTGGGTCAAAATTGACCGTTTCAGAATGAGTCAGGTGCTCACCAACCTGTTTTCAAATGCCCTTAACTACGGCAACCCGGGAGGCAGTTGTACCGTGTCGTTCGACGATATGGACCAGCACGTATTGGTAGAAGTGAGCGACGATGGCCCCGGTATTGAACCCGAACATTTACCCCGATTGTTTGAACGCTTTTACCGGGTGGACAAAAGCCGTGCGCGCAATTCGGGCGGTACCGGCCTCGGATTGGCCATAACCAAACACATTCTTGAGGCCCACGGGCAGTCCATCAACGTGCGCAGTAAGGTGGGCGAGGGGACCACGCTCTCATTTACTCTGCCAAAAGCCTAAAGTCCGAATGCTTTAAATGCTGATTTCAATAACGCATCTGTGTGCTCAGAAGCCTCCGCTGGCCAAGTGGAGTCGGCGTTTTCTGCCCGGCACAGGGCGTTGGCGAGTGAGTAATATTCCTGCTTACAGGTAAGAAAACCAAACTGTTGCGCAAACCAAGTTGCCAGATACTCCTGTTCACCTTGACCGGGTGTGGGTATGAGTACGGCTTTGCGTTGCAAGGCCAGCAAATCGCACAGGCTGGAGTATCCCGACCGGCAGAGAATGGTTCGGCTTTGCGCAACGAGCTTTTCAATTTCACGCGGTTGCGCAAGATGCATGATGCTCATATCTTCAGGGGTTTGCGTGCTCAAAGGCTTTGTTGTTCCGCGAATCAAAGCCAGCTTTTTGCCGCTTTCCAATCCGTATTGAATCACCAGCTGCTCCAGTTTGCTACGTTCAGGTTCGGGGCCTGATAAAATCGCGAGTAAGTCATAAACGGTCTCATTCATTGGAGCATCGTGCAGTCTTGACAGAGCGCCGATATAGCGCACGTTTAAGCCTTTTGGAGGTGGGTGTCCCAATGCGCCCGATAGCTGGGGTGTTTGTTGGAAAT
Proteins encoded:
- a CDS encoding alanine--tRNA ligase, with translation MKVRAIRQKFLDFFASKGHTIVPSAPMVIQNDPTLMFTNAGMNPFKDIFLGNEPARYPRIADTQKCLRVSGKHNDLEEVGVDTYHHTMFEMLGNWSFGDYYKDEAIAWAWELLTDVYGIDPNLLYVTVFEGDEAEKLPADDEARQLWERFVEPSRILPGNKKDNFWEMGETGPCGPCSEIHIDLRLEEERKNTPGAELVNRDHPQVVEVWNLVFMEMNRKADGSLHPLPKRHIDTGMGLERLAMALQGKTSNYDTDVFQPLIEAIEKQCEMGYGASNSKQDVAFRVVSDHIRAIAFAIADGQLPSNTGAGYVIRRILRRAVRYAFSFLNLREPFLHKLVAVLEGQMGDAFPELKAQRNLIENVIREEEETFLRTLEKGISRIEELLQKGNTKELDGETAFELYDTYGFPIDLTALILSEAGWTVNMQGFEAALNRQKERSRAATAIETADWVLVSNNPDVEFVGYDHLSSEVHITRYREVTVKKKKQYQLVLNRTPFYPEGGGQVGDTGRIENANERVEILDTRRENNLIVHFADKLPKDPSAVFTAYVDAQKRGTTAANHSATHLLHHALREVLGTHVQQKGSLVHPDYLRFDFSHFSKVSTEELERIEDMVNNAVESNLPLQEYRDIPQEEALRRGAMALFGEKYGDTVRMIEFGESRELCGGCHVPGTGNIGLFKIVGESGIAAGIRRIEALTGAAARNYLKQEMELLNKVRETLKNHNDPLKGIAGLQEQNAKLQKEVDKARKAGAANLKDELKQKLESVGSVLFAAQKADLDAGAAKDLCFQLRNELPQLFLVLASESDDKAVLTLVLGDEAVNAGFNAGKIIREIATHIQGGGGGQAFFATAGGKNTSGIEAALRAARQIVESA
- a CDS encoding M23 family metallopeptidase, producing the protein MSKVRYKYNPSTLNYEKVEVTTRDRLRTLASYMVLGLFFAALILLVSYTFFDSPKEKMLRRENAFLRSQYELLNKDLSRVERVLADIENRDDNIYRTIFEAEPISQNVRNMGVGGINRYQHLEGYSMSDLVIDTRYQLDRLEKRLYIQSKSFDEVIDLAKNKELLLASIPAIQPVNNKELKRMASGFGNRIHPLYKVWKMHWGMDFSAPIGTEIYATGDGVVKEANIRNSRGYGRYVVIDHGFGYETLYAHMSKLNVRKGQKVKRGEVIGLVGNTGTSSAPHLHYEVIKDGKKINPINFFFNDLSPEEYDRMIEMSAHANQSFD
- a CDS encoding MerR family transcriptional regulator; the protein is MSIPEFSDTKLYYSIGEVAEKMGVNASLIRFWEKEFGLQPSKSKKGNRLFTSKDIAELELIYHLVKERGFTLDGARQKMRSDREGTEREKEVVERLTKVRSFLLELKAGLDRTGGS
- the crtI gene encoding phytoene desaturase, which codes for MKAVVIGSGVAGMASSIRLALMGLEVHVFEASSYPGGKLHEFWMDGYRFDAGPSVSTMTWLVDELYELAGKNPRDHFNYKRKELICRYFYPDGTHISGYANRDKFCSEVEEKTGVSGDVIRKYLDHSKKNHELAGRIFLQESIHKAGTFMTRDALKAIARFPQLDITNTLNKVNSKRLKHPKLVQLFNRYATFNGSSPYVAPGILNTIAHLEYNLGTYFIEGGFYGMTKALYELATECGVTFHFNEKVERIRVERKETTGIETTNGNYDADIVLSNMDVVPTYRKLLAEEKAPEKILRQERSTSMMVFYWGVKDVFPELDLHNAFFSADYKHEFDCLFNTKTITDDPTIYINNTVKDQPSDAPPGCENWFVMVNVPANYGQDWDALIERTRENVQRKLSNILGRDIKPLIACERILEPRVVEAQTSSYMGSIYGASSNNMFAAFLRHANFSNKIKGLYFAGGSVHPGGGTPLCLLSAKIAAERIGKDFAMAHSA
- a CDS encoding cold shock domain-containing protein; translation: MGRSHESWNKREKEKKKQKKKEDKLKRKEARKEDNPDKPSFDDMIAYVDEYGNIVDTPPEEQDREEINAEDIVIGVPPKEEEDPVKEGTVKFFDESKGYGFIAVKGSNESLFTHVKSHLDEIREGNRVSFEVAPGEKGPVAINVKVLK
- a CDS encoding DNA-binding response regulator, translated to MQNQTKGKILIVDDDTDIQDMLSYNLRKEGYQVRTAGDGKKAVAVAADFSPDLIILDVMMPEMDGIETCRELRMNSDLDHTLIAFLTARGEDYSQIAGFEAGADDYISKPVKPRVLVSRVQALMRRKGGQEESPASNQHGDVVIDHEKYRVTRSGEEIPMPKKEFELLSLLMSKPGRVFTREIILSQIWGNDVVVGDRTIDVHIRKLREKIGDQFIKTVKGVGYKIDA
- a CDS encoding sensor histidine kinase, with the protein product MKSITPIQVAGGAAAALAAVVFAILLSVHIFVSPIQWWAIWAGSAAAGLAAFGVFYFAIESFINHRIKVIYKTIHALKSPKSTQVPRVEMTGDMLGKINREVQDWAAGKISEVRELRQRDDFRKEFIGNLAHELKTPIFNIQGYILTLLEGALDDPEINQKFLERASKSVDRMILIINDLDTISRFEAGRMELKLAKTDLVELCKELIDGMEMSARKRKMKLAVDHPEGLPVWVKIDRFRMSQVLTNLFSNALNYGNPGGSCTVSFDDMDQHVLVEVSDDGPGIEPEHLPRLFERFYRVDKSRARNSGGTGLGLAITKHILEAHGQSINVRSKVGEGTTLSFTLPKA